From Pararhizobium sp. A13:
CGTTCAAAGACGCTTCATGAAGCCGAAGCGCTTCTGATGAAGGAACAGCCGATCGCGCCGTTCCTGACCCAGGCCGATCTCTGGCTGGTGTCCGACAAGGTGAAGGGTTGGCAGGATAACGCCGTCAACGCGCATCTCAGCCGCTTCCTGAGCGTTTCCGAATAACGGATTTTTGACGCGCGGCGGCTTCGCGCCGCGCGTCACGGTCAGAGAGCAAAACCATGATCTCCTTTGTCCTGCGCCGCCTCGCGAGCGCCGTGCCGACCCTGTTTATCGTCGTCACGATTTCCTTCTTCCTGATGCGGTTCGCCCCCGGCGGCCCCTTCAATCTCGAGCGTCCGCTGCCGCCACAAACCATGGCGAACCTGATGGCGACCTACCATCTGGACCAGCCGCTCTGGAGCCAGTACCTGTCCTACATCGGCAATGCCGTCACCGGCGACTTCGGGCCGAGCTACATCTACAAGGACAACACCGTCGCCGAGCTGATCGGCAAGGGCCTGCCCTATTCGATCGAACTCGGCTCCTACGCGCTCCTGCTGGCGCTGATCGGCGGCGTTCTCGCCGGCACGCTGGCAGCCCTCCGACAGAACAGTTTCCTCGATTTCCTGATCATGTCGATCTCGACCGTCGGCGTTACCGTGCCGAACTTCGTCGTCGGTCCGGTGCTGACGCTTATCTTTGCCATCACGCTCGCCTGGCTGCCCGCCGGAAGCTGGGGCGACGGCTCGCTGCGCTTCCTGATCTTGCCGATGATCGCGCTCGCTCTGCCGCAGCTTGCGGTCTTTGCCCGGTTGACGCGCGGCTCGATGATCGAGGCGCTGCACACCGACCACATTCGCACGGCCCGCGCCTATGGCCTGCCGTCGCGCGTCGTCGTCGTCACCCATGCGATGCGCGCCGCCATGCTGCCGGTCGTTTCCTATCTCGCGCCCGCTGCCGCAGCGCTGCTCACCGGCTCGGCCGTCGTCGAGACGATCTTCACCATTCCCGGCGTCGGCCGCTACTTCGTGCTCGGCGCGATCAACCGCGACTACACGCTGGTGATGGGAACCGTGGTGCTGATCGCCATCTTCGTCATCGTCTTCAATCTCCTGGTCGACATTCTCTACGGCCTTCTCGATCCGAGGGTTCGCCATGACTGATATCGTCACCACCCCGGCTCTGCCGCCCGAAACCGCCAGCCGAAGCCTGTTCCAGCTCGCCACCATGCGCTTCCGCCGCAACCGCGCCGCCATGGCCGGCTGCGTCACGCTGGTGCTGATCGCAATGTTTTCCTTCCTCGGCCCCTATTTCGTCAGCCACACCTACGACCAGGTCTTTCCGTCCTATGTCTCGATCCCGCCGAGCTTCGAGCCACGGCCGGACGCGTCGAGCCTGCAGGAGGTGATGGAAGGCGTTGCCGGACGGGCGCGCGTCGACCTGAAGGAGTTTGCCGTCGAAGGCCAGACCTTCACGGCCACAGTGACATCCGACGAGCCGATCGATCCGCGCGCCACGCGCTACTTCGACCGGGCCAACGAATTCGACAGCACGCAAGTGGTGGCGACCGAAAACGATGGAAAGACGCTGAAGCTCACTGGCCGCGTCTCGCGGGAATATTTCCTGTTCGGCACGGATTCCAACGGCCGCGACCTGATGGCCCGCGTCATGCTCGGCGGCCAGATCTCGATTGCCGTCGGCTTGCTTGCGAGCCTCGTCTCGCTCAGCATCGGCGTTCTCTACGGCGCCACCTCCGGCTATATCGGCGGCCGCATCGACAATGTCATGATGCGTTTCGTCGAAATCCTCTATTCGCTGCCCTTCGTCTTCCTCGTCGTCGTGCTCGTCGTCTTCTTCGGACGCTCGTTCATCCTGATCTTCCTCGTCATCGGCGCGGTGGAGTGGCTGGACATGGCCCGCATCGTGCGCGGCCAGACGCTGGCACTGAAACGGCGCGAATTCATCGGCGCGGCGCAGGCGCTGGGGCTGACAGACTGGCAGATCATCCGCCGCCACATCATCCCGAACACCATCGGCCCGGTCGTCGTCTTCGTCACCGTCGTCGTGCCGAAGGTCATTCTGCTCGAAAGTTTCCTCTCCTTCCTCGGCCTCGGCGTTCAGGCGCCGCTGACGAGCTGGGGCGCGCTGATTGCGGAAGGCGCCAACAACATCCAGTCGGCGCCATGGCTTCTGATCTTCCCGGCGATCTTCTTCGTCCTCACCCTCTTCTCGCTGAATTTCGCCGGCGACGGCCTGCGCGATGCGCTCGACCCGAAGGACCGTTGACATGACTGATTCACGGGAAACAATTCTCGCCGTCCGCAACCTCAAGGTCAGTTTCTCGACCCCGGATGGAACGGTGGAAGCGGTCAAGGGCATCGATCTCGACGTGAAGGCCGGCGAAACGATTGCCGTCGTGGGCGAATCCGGCTCCGGCAAGAGCCAGACCATGATGGGCATCATGGGCCTGCTTGCCGGCAACGGTACGGTCACGGGATCGGCAAAATACCGCGGCCAGGAACTGGTCGGCCTACCTCTGAAGGCGCTGAACACTGTGCGCGGCGCCAAGATCACCATGATCTTCCAGGAACCGATGACCTCGCTCGATCCGCTCTACACGATTGGCCGCCAGATCGCCGAACCGATCGTCCATCACCACGGCGGCACGTTCAAACAGGCCCGCATCCGGGTGCTCGAACTGCTCGAACTGGTTGGCATTCCCGAACCGAAGCGGCGGATCGACAGCTATCCGCACGAACTCTCCGGCGGCCAGCGCCAGCGCGTGATGATCGCCATGGCGCTCGCCAACGATCCTGACATCCTGATCGCCGATGAGCCGACGACGGCGCTCGACGTCACCATCCAGGCGCAGATCCTCGACCTGCTCAATTCGCTGCAGGCCAAGTTCGGCATGGCCGTCGTGCTGATCACCCACGACCTCGGCATCGTCCGCCATTTCGCCAGCCGCGTTGCCGTCATGCGCCGCGGCGAGGTGGTCGAGACGGGAACCACTGCCGACATCTTCGAGCGGCCGCAGGCGGACTATACCAAGATGCTGCTGGCCGCCGAGCCGCGCGGCCACAAGGCACCACCGGCGAACAACGCGCCGATCGTTCTCGAAGGCGCGAATGTTGCCGTCGACTATGCCACCGGCGGCGGCCTGTTCGGCAGCTCCGCCGGGGTGTTTCGCGCCGTCGATGGCGTCAGCATCCGGCTGAAGCAGGGCCAGACCATCGGCATCGTCGGCGAATCCGGCTCCGGCAAATCAACGCTCGGCCGCGCGCTTCTGCGGCTAATCCCGAGCAGCGGGCGCTACCAGTTTGGTTCGACGAACATCTCCAATTTCAGCCGCTCCGCCATGCGGCCGCTGCGCCGTGAGCTGCAACTGGTGTTCCAGGATCCGTATGGATCGCTGTCGCCGCGCCAGACGGTGGGCGAAATCGTCACCGAGGGGCTCTATGTCCACGAGCCGCAGCTCAGCCGCGCCGAGCGTGACAGGCGGGCGATCGAGGCGCTCAAGGAGGTCGGCCTCGACCCGGCCGCCCGCAACCGCTATCCGCACGAATTCTCCGGCGGCCAGCGGCAGCGCATCGCCATTGCCCGCGCCATCATCCTCAAGCCGAAGGTCGTCATTCTCGACGAACCGACCTCGGCGCTCGACCGCTCGGTGCAAGGGCAGGTCATCGACCTTCTGCGCGACCTGCAGAAGGCAAATGGCCTCTCCTACATCTTCATCAGCCACGACCTGTCGGTGATCAAGGCGATGTCGGATTACGTGGTGGTGATGAAGAACGGCAGGATCGTCGAGGAGGGCAATACCGACGCGATCTTCGAAGCGCCGCGCGAGAGCTATACCCAGACCCTGATGAGCGCCGCCTTCACGGCCTGACCGGAACAGGAGTCCGGACTTGAACGTCCGGGCTCACACGGTTCGCTTCGCGTGTTCCTGCGGTTTCAGCCGCTTCAGCTGCTGTTCGCGGAAGAAGATGAACAGGCCGGAGGCGATGATCAGGGCGGAGCCGAGGATAACCGTCCATCGCGGCGTATCGCCGAAGAAGATCCAGCCGAAGACAACAGCCCAGAAGAGCAGCGTATATTGCAGCGGCACGACGGTGGCCGCATCCGCCAGTTTCAGCGAGCGGGTGACGAGGATATGGGCGAGCATGGCGACGATGCCGAGAAGGCTGAGGCACGCCAGGGCCTGCATGTCCATCGGCGCCCAGCCCACGGGATTGGCGCCGACACCGACCAGCGAGAAGATCAGGGCGCCGCTCAGCTGCCAGAAGATCAGCGTCGTATCCGGCGTTGATCGCAAGGTTCGGCCGAGAAGGAGCGCGAAGGCATAGGCCGCGCTGCCAACGAGCGCGATCAGCGCCGGCAGCGAGAAACTCTCGCTTGAGGGCTCGAGCGCGATGACGACACCGGCAAAGCCGATCAGGATTGCCGTCCACCGCCGCCAGCCCACATGCTCACCGAGCAGGAACGGAGACGCCGCGGCGACATAGATCGGCGCCGCCAGCCAATAGGTCATCGCATCGGCAAGCGGCATATAGGCGACGGCGAAATAGAAAGCGGATGCATCGACGGCAAAAAGCAGCGACCGCAGTCCCTGCAGCCACGGCCGATCGACGATGAGCAGGCTGCGCCACCCGCGCTTGACGAAAAACGGAATAAGCACCACCAGCGCCGCCAGACTGCGGATCGTCATCAACTGGCTGACGGAATAGGTCGAAACCAG
This genomic window contains:
- the oppB gene encoding oligopeptide ABC transporter permease OppB, whose amino-acid sequence is MISFVLRRLASAVPTLFIVVTISFFLMRFAPGGPFNLERPLPPQTMANLMATYHLDQPLWSQYLSYIGNAVTGDFGPSYIYKDNTVAELIGKGLPYSIELGSYALLLALIGGVLAGTLAALRQNSFLDFLIMSISTVGVTVPNFVVGPVLTLIFAITLAWLPAGSWGDGSLRFLILPMIALALPQLAVFARLTRGSMIEALHTDHIRTARAYGLPSRVVVVTHAMRAAMLPVVSYLAPAAAALLTGSAVVETIFTIPGVGRYFVLGAINRDYTLVMGTVVLIAIFVIVFNLLVDILYGLLDPRVRHD
- a CDS encoding ABC transporter ATP-binding protein, with amino-acid sequence MTDSRETILAVRNLKVSFSTPDGTVEAVKGIDLDVKAGETIAVVGESGSGKSQTMMGIMGLLAGNGTVTGSAKYRGQELVGLPLKALNTVRGAKITMIFQEPMTSLDPLYTIGRQIAEPIVHHHGGTFKQARIRVLELLELVGIPEPKRRIDSYPHELSGGQRQRVMIAMALANDPDILIADEPTTALDVTIQAQILDLLNSLQAKFGMAVVLITHDLGIVRHFASRVAVMRRGEVVETGTTADIFERPQADYTKMLLAAEPRGHKAPPANNAPIVLEGANVAVDYATGGGLFGSSAGVFRAVDGVSIRLKQGQTIGIVGESGSGKSTLGRALLRLIPSSGRYQFGSTNISNFSRSAMRPLRRELQLVFQDPYGSLSPRQTVGEIVTEGLYVHEPQLSRAERDRRAIEALKEVGLDPAARNRYPHEFSGGQRQRIAIARAIILKPKVVILDEPTSALDRSVQGQVIDLLRDLQKANGLSYIFISHDLSVIKAMSDYVVVMKNGRIVEEGNTDAIFEAPRESYTQTLMSAAFTA
- a CDS encoding ABC transporter permease subunit; translation: MTDIVTTPALPPETASRSLFQLATMRFRRNRAAMAGCVTLVLIAMFSFLGPYFVSHTYDQVFPSYVSIPPSFEPRPDASSLQEVMEGVAGRARVDLKEFAVEGQTFTATVTSDEPIDPRATRYFDRANEFDSTQVVATENDGKTLKLTGRVSREYFLFGTDSNGRDLMARVMLGGQISIAVGLLASLVSLSIGVLYGATSGYIGGRIDNVMMRFVEILYSLPFVFLVVVLVVFFGRSFILIFLVIGAVEWLDMARIVRGQTLALKRREFIGAAQALGLTDWQIIRRHIIPNTIGPVVVFVTVVVPKVILLESFLSFLGLGVQAPLTSWGALIAEGANNIQSAPWLLIFPAIFFVLTLFSLNFAGDGLRDALDPKDR
- a CDS encoding DMT family transporter; this encodes MTAATAPIAHTSNAARTGVLFMLLGMLMFSLNDTMGKWLVSTYSVSQLMTIRSLAALVVLIPFFVKRGWRSLLIVDRPWLQGLRSLLFAVDASAFYFAVAYMPLADAMTYWLAAPIYVAAASPFLLGEHVGWRRWTAILIGFAGVVIALEPSSESFSLPALIALVGSAAYAFALLLGRTLRSTPDTTLIFWQLSGALIFSLVGVGANPVGWAPMDMQALACLSLLGIVAMLAHILVTRSLKLADAATVVPLQYTLLFWAVVFGWIFFGDTPRWTVILGSALIIASGLFIFFREQQLKRLKPQEHAKRTV